A single region of the Cereibacter sphaeroides 2.4.1 genome encodes:
- a CDS encoding rcc01693 family protein has translation MGRLDWPALLRLGLEGLRLSPEAFWRLTPAELRIMLGASAVAPLSRARLDELLRAFPDVEKEEGHG, from the coding sequence ATGGGCCGGCTCGACTGGCCCGCCCTCCTGCGGCTGGGGCTCGAGGGGTTGCGGCTGTCGCCAGAGGCGTTCTGGCGGCTCACGCCTGCCGAACTGAGGATCATGCTGGGCGCGTCCGCCGTGGCGCCCCTGTCGCGCGCGCGCCTCGACGAGTTGCTGCGCGCCTTTCCGGATGTCGAGAAGGAAGAGGGTCATGGCTGA
- a CDS encoding DUF3168 domain-containing protein has translation MSYAGAVALQAALYEHLSGQPALAGVPIHDAVPRGGGRGTWILIGPEEVRDASDGSGRGARHDFTVSVMSDAAGFLAAKRVALALSDALVTAPPALERGRLVRLDFLKAVARRLGSGDARRIDLTFRARIEE, from the coding sequence ATGAGCTATGCGGGAGCGGTCGCGCTTCAGGCGGCCCTGTATGAGCATCTTTCGGGCCAGCCCGCGCTGGCGGGCGTGCCGATCCACGACGCGGTTCCCCGCGGCGGCGGGCGCGGAACCTGGATCCTGATCGGTCCCGAGGAGGTCCGCGATGCCTCGGACGGCAGCGGCCGCGGCGCCCGGCATGACTTTACCGTCAGCGTGATGTCCGATGCGGCAGGGTTTCTCGCAGCGAAGCGCGTGGCCCTGGCCCTGTCCGACGCGCTGGTGACCGCGCCGCCCGCGCTCGAACGGGGTCGGCTGGTGCGGCTCGATTTCCTGAAGGCGGTGGCCCGACGGCTCGGCTCGGGAGACGCGCGGCGCATCGACCTGACCTTCCGGGCCCGGATCGAGGAATGA
- a CDS encoding head-tail adaptor protein, protein MSERLNRQLVLEAPVAGADGAGGSILSWTALGIVWGRIEPGAGRETRGIEIPLGTVPLRITVRAAPAGAAARPQPGQRFREGARLYPVLAVTEKDADGRYLMCFAREEVPA, encoded by the coding sequence ATGAGCGAGAGGCTGAACCGCCAGCTGGTCCTCGAGGCGCCCGTGGCAGGGGCGGACGGCGCCGGGGGATCGATCCTGTCCTGGACGGCGCTCGGGATCGTCTGGGGGCGGATCGAGCCCGGCGCAGGACGTGAGACGCGAGGGATCGAAATCCCTCTCGGAACGGTGCCGCTGAGGATCACGGTGCGCGCAGCCCCCGCGGGCGCTGCCGCCCGGCCGCAGCCGGGTCAGCGCTTCCGCGAGGGCGCGCGTCTCTATCCGGTGCTGGCCGTGACCGAGAAGGATGCGGACGGGCGATACCTCATGTGCTTTGCGCGCGAGGAGGTTCCGGCATGA
- a CDS encoding GTA head formation protein, RCAP_rcc01685 family encodes MDQGGSRFLFQSFDAAHARIEANERVAGERWTALDFRLGRIENGLERVEQRMWLWLYGVAAFLLMQGAEAVVRALLE; translated from the coding sequence ATGGATCAGGGCGGCTCCCGGTTCCTGTTTCAGAGCTTCGACGCGGCCCATGCCCGGATCGAGGCCAACGAGCGGGTCGCGGGCGAACGCTGGACGGCGCTCGATTTCCGCCTAGGCCGGATCGAGAACGGGCTGGAGCGGGTGGAGCAACGGATGTGGCTCTGGCTCTACGGTGTCGCGGCCTTCCTGCTGATGCAGGGGGCGGAGGCCGTCGTGCGGGCCCTTTTGGAGTGA
- a CDS encoding HK97 family phage prohead protease → MRMRDEFGAPERKFHRPETGLVLSEGSVIEGYASIFGRADNGGDVVARGAYAASLEAMRAQGRRAKMLWQHDPAEVIGVWDEVHEDETGLWVRGHILPEIGRGREAAALIAAKALDGLSIGYRTVRAERDAKGRRLLTEIELWEVSLVTFPMLPEARVAAKGEDRDGLDWQDIADLFEDARRSLSGG, encoded by the coding sequence ATGCGAATGAGGGACGAATTCGGTGCGCCCGAACGGAAGTTTCACCGGCCCGAGACCGGGCTCGTCTTGTCCGAGGGCTCGGTGATCGAGGGCTATGCGTCGATCTTCGGGCGGGCGGACAACGGCGGCGACGTGGTGGCGCGCGGCGCCTATGCCGCCTCGCTCGAGGCCATGCGGGCGCAGGGGCGGCGGGCGAAGATGCTCTGGCAGCACGACCCGGCCGAGGTGATCGGCGTCTGGGACGAGGTGCACGAGGACGAGACCGGCCTGTGGGTCAGAGGCCATATCCTGCCCGAGATCGGACGGGGCCGGGAAGCCGCCGCGCTGATTGCGGCGAAGGCGCTCGACGGGCTGTCGATCGGCTACCGGACGGTGCGCGCCGAGCGGGATGCCAAGGGTCGGCGGCTGCTGACCGAGATCGAGCTCTGGGAGGTCTCGCTCGTCACCTTCCCGATGCTGCCCGAGGCGCGGGTCGCCGCCAAGGGCGAGGACCGTGACGGGCTGGACTGGCAGGACATCGCCGACCTCTTCGAGGACGCCCGGCGAAGCCTCTCCGGGGGCTGA
- a CDS encoding head-tail connector protein, whose product MMLIEQTAVPDSALPMARFREHLRLGSGFTEEGLQEALLAAFLRAAITTIEGRTGKVLLSRRYLLMLEEWRTDEAQALPIAPVGEILSVTLVDAAGRTFPLVPTLWRLVRDQHRPKLVPRGSVLPAAPEDGRIEILFEAGFGADWSVVPADLAQAVMLLAADYYENRYEPGLGAAGLPRAVTGLIERWRTVRVLGGGAV is encoded by the coding sequence ATGATGTTGATCGAGCAGACGGCCGTGCCAGACAGCGCGCTGCCGATGGCCCGGTTCAGGGAGCATCTGCGGCTCGGGTCGGGCTTTACCGAAGAGGGGCTGCAGGAGGCGCTGCTCGCGGCGTTCCTCCGGGCGGCCATCACCACCATCGAGGGCCGGACGGGCAAGGTGCTGCTGTCGCGGCGCTATCTGCTGATGCTGGAGGAATGGCGGACAGACGAGGCGCAAGCGCTGCCGATCGCGCCGGTGGGCGAGATCCTGTCGGTGACGCTCGTCGATGCGGCGGGGCGGACTTTTCCCCTTGTGCCGACGCTCTGGCGGCTGGTGCGGGATCAGCATCGCCCGAAACTGGTGCCGCGCGGGTCGGTCCTGCCGGCGGCGCCGGAGGACGGGCGGATCGAGATCCTGTTCGAGGCGGGCTTCGGAGCCGACTGGTCCGTCGTGCCGGCCGATCTGGCGCAGGCCGTGATGCTGCTGGCGGCCGACTATTACGAGAACCGCTATGAACCCGGCCTCGGGGCCGCCGGCCTGCCTCGGGCTGTCACGGGCCTTATTGAACGCTGGCGCACCGTCCGTGTGCTGGGTGGAGGGGCGGTCTGA
- a CDS encoding phage major capsid protein has product MTETWARAGTGMSAGPDPAVEAKAAMAGFLKEINRFQEEVKNVLQQQEERLTMLDRKTMIYGRPALAAAADQEAPHRKAFGAYLRSGDDDGLRGLVLEGKAMTASVASDGGYLVDPQTSDAIRSMLLSTASIRQIAGVVHVEATSFDVLIDRTEVGSGWATEAATISESASPTIERISIKLHELSAMPKASQRLLDDSAFDVESWLAGKIATRFMRAESAAFVSGDGIDKPRGFLAPAKVANASWSWGSIGYVPSGAASDFLATNPADCIITLIYSLGADYRANATFVMNSKTAGAVRKMKDSDGRFLWSDGLAAAEPARLMGYPVLLCEDMPDIAAGAFAIAFGDFAAGYTIAERPEVRVLRDPFSAKPHVLFYATKRVGGDVSDYAAIKLLKIAVS; this is encoded by the coding sequence ATGACCGAGACCTGGGCTCGGGCCGGGACAGGCATGTCCGCAGGCCCCGATCCGGCCGTGGAGGCGAAAGCCGCAATGGCCGGTTTCCTGAAGGAGATCAATCGCTTTCAGGAGGAGGTGAAGAATGTGCTGCAACAACAGGAAGAGCGTTTGACCATGCTGGACCGCAAAACCATGATCTACGGGCGCCCGGCGCTGGCGGCCGCGGCCGACCAGGAGGCGCCGCATCGCAAGGCGTTCGGGGCCTATCTCCGCTCGGGCGACGACGACGGTCTGCGCGGCCTCGTCCTCGAGGGCAAGGCGATGACGGCGAGCGTCGCCTCGGACGGCGGCTATCTGGTCGATCCGCAGACCTCGGACGCCATCCGCTCGATGTTGCTGTCCACGGCCTCGATCCGTCAGATCGCCGGTGTGGTCCATGTGGAAGCCACGAGCTTCGACGTGCTGATCGACCGCACTGAGGTGGGGTCGGGCTGGGCCACGGAGGCCGCCACGATCAGCGAAAGCGCCTCGCCCACCATCGAGCGGATCTCGATCAAGCTGCACGAACTGTCGGCGATGCCGAAGGCGAGCCAGCGGCTTCTGGACGACTCGGCCTTCGACGTCGAGAGCTGGCTGGCGGGCAAGATCGCGACGCGCTTCATGCGGGCCGAGAGCGCGGCCTTCGTCAGCGGCGACGGGATCGACAAGCCGCGGGGCTTTCTGGCGCCGGCGAAGGTTGCGAACGCGAGCTGGAGCTGGGGCTCGATCGGCTATGTCCCCTCGGGTGCGGCGAGCGATTTCCTCGCCACGAACCCGGCCGATTGTATCATCACCCTGATCTATTCGCTCGGCGCCGATTACCGCGCGAATGCGACCTTCGTGATGAATTCGAAGACCGCGGGCGCGGTGCGGAAGATGAAGGACTCGGACGGCCGCTTCCTGTGGTCGGACGGGCTGGCGGCGGCGGAGCCTGCGCGGCTGATGGGATATCCGGTTCTGCTGTGCGAGGACATGCCGGACATTGCCGCGGGCGCCTTTGCCATCGCTTTCGGGGATTTCGCCGCCGGCTACACGATCGCCGAGCGGCCCGAGGTGCGGGTCCTGCGCGATCCGTTCTCGGCCAAGCCCCATGTCCTCTTCTATGCGACGAAGCGCGTGGGAGGCGATGTCAGCGACTATGCGGCGATCAAGCTCCTGAAGATCGCGGTGTCCTGA
- a CDS encoding phage major tail protein, TP901-1 family: MSVQNGRDLLVKVDLTGSGGFETMAGLRATRIGFNAETVDVTSLESQGGWRELLAGAGVKSASISGSGVFRDAATDERARALFFAGEAPRFQVVIPSFGTVEGPFVISAIEYAGTHDGEATYEMTLASAGKLTFTAH, encoded by the coding sequence ATGAGCGTGCAGAATGGCAGGGATCTTCTGGTGAAGGTGGATCTGACGGGCAGCGGCGGGTTCGAGACGATGGCGGGCCTCCGGGCCACGCGCATCGGCTTCAATGCCGAGACGGTCGATGTGACGTCGCTGGAGAGTCAGGGCGGCTGGCGCGAGCTGCTGGCGGGGGCCGGGGTGAAATCGGCTTCCATCTCGGGCTCGGGCGTGTTTCGCGACGCGGCGACGGACGAGCGGGCGCGGGCGCTCTTCTTCGCCGGAGAGGCGCCCCGCTTTCAGGTGGTGATCCCGAGTTTCGGCACGGTCGAGGGCCCCTTCGTGATCTCGGCGATCGAATATGCGGGGACCCACGATGGCGAGGCCACCTACGAAATGACGCTCGCCTCGGCGGGCAAGCTCACCTTCACGGCGCACTGA